A stretch of the Bacteroidota bacterium genome encodes the following:
- a CDS encoding site-specific integrase — translation MISTIVLRNLKHQDKACIAITFPYDVALKSLISVIDGVKWSQTNRCFYQEYSIDNYKKLVYQFDQKQIKYDSRYFIHPSRIIYGETDNKSKSKPKAIKKLLDTEKTGLIASFKKWLIQNRYSENTIRTYVSMIETFLGFYADKEISEIDLNDINKFNYDYIIKEGFSVSFQNQMINAIKLFFFKMLDVTYDIEKIERPRKSTTLPKVIAKEDVKKMLESIKNIKHKTALSLIYGLGLRRSELLNIRIVDIDSKRMMVYIINAKGNRDRSLPLSEKLLGLIRRYYLQYKPVYYLIEGPQVGQQYSATSLRNIFKESFRKINKNHTFTLHCLRHSYATHLLEAGTDLRYIQELLGHKSSKTTEIYTFVSINSLKNIKSPLDDFEI, via the coding sequence ATGATATCGACTATCGTATTACGTAATTTAAAACATCAGGATAAGGCATGTATTGCCATTACCTTTCCTTACGATGTGGCCCTGAAATCGTTGATTTCGGTTATCGATGGTGTAAAGTGGAGCCAGACAAACCGTTGCTTTTATCAGGAATATTCTATCGACAATTATAAAAAGCTGGTCTATCAATTCGATCAGAAACAAATAAAATACGATAGTCGATATTTCATACACCCATCCCGAATCATCTACGGTGAAACAGACAATAAGTCGAAATCGAAGCCAAAAGCAATTAAGAAATTGCTTGATACTGAAAAAACCGGGCTTATCGCATCCTTTAAAAAATGGCTGATACAAAACCGGTACAGCGAAAATACGATCCGCACTTACGTGAGTATGATCGAAACATTTTTAGGTTTTTATGCTGATAAAGAAATATCGGAAATTGACCTAAACGATATTAACAAATTCAATTATGATTATATCATTAAAGAAGGGTTTTCGGTTTCGTTTCAAAATCAGATGATAAATGCCATCAAATTATTTTTCTTTAAGATGCTGGATGTAACATATGACATTGAAAAAATTGAAAGGCCCAGAAAATCAACTACTTTACCAAAGGTAATTGCAAAAGAGGATGTCAAAAAAATGCTTGAATCGATCAAAAACATCAAGCATAAAACCGCGCTAAGTTTAATTTATGGCTTAGGGTTGAGAAGAAGTGAGTTATTAAATATACGCATTGTTGATATCGACTCGAAAAGGATGATGGTTTACATTATTAACGCAAAAGGAAATAGAGATCGGAGTTTGCCTTTATCAGAAAAATTATTGGGATTGATCAGAAGGTATTATCTGCAATACAAACCTGTTTACTATTTAATAGAAGGGCCACAAGTAGGTCAGCAATATTCGGCCACGAGTTTGCGAAATATTTTTAAAGAATCGTTTCGTAAAATAAATAAAAACCATACATTTACTTTACATTGTTTGCGACATAGTTACGCTACACATTTACTAGAAGCTGGAACTGATTTAAGATACATTCAGGAACTTTTGGGACATAAGTCCAGCAAGACTACAGAAATCTACACCTTCGTAAGCATAAATAGCTTGAAAAACATAAAAAGTCCGTTGGATGACTTTGAAATATAA